From Brienomyrus brachyistius isolate T26 chromosome 21, BBRACH_0.4, whole genome shotgun sequence, the proteins below share one genomic window:
- the sh3glb1b gene encoding endophilin-B1b isoform X2 — translation MTLQCHLQTRGCDVVFPRKLCLIAIITFAVSLPNCVHHQNSTHLFVFLQVLPATSLDMDFSVKRLASDAGTFLSRAVQFAEEKLGQAEKTELDVRLDNLLAKADISRRWTDRLIKQTEVVLQPNPGLRMEELLYGMLEREAPRHTSNHEQLGECMIDAGHELGPGSPYGKVLIKCGEMEKQIGGTQRKLIQGVTVGFLTPLRNFVEWDSKTVLKEGRLLENRRLDLDAAKTQLKRARTADAQHSRLNSAPLPGEEYRAQFSYMFSFLHVKWMKMWTTEVAQAEAQLRKTQDDFDRQAEITRLLLEGISSTQCYFQ, via the exons ATGACCCTCCAATGTCACCTCCAGACGCGGGGCTGCGATGTCGTCTTTCCTAGAAAGCTTTGCCTGATCGCAATAATCACTTTCGCCGTTTCATTACCGAACTGCGTTCATCACCAAAACAGCAcgcatttgtttgttttcttgcaaGTGCTGCCAGCTACGTCGCTCGACATGGACTTCAGCGTTAAAAGACTCGCCTCCGACGCCGGCACTTTCCTCAGTCGCGCCGTGCAG TTCGCCGAGGAAAAACTGGGACAGGCGGAAAAAACCGAGCTGGACGTGCGCTTGGACAATCTCCTGGCCAAGGCAGACATCAGCAGGCGGTGGACGGACAGGTTAATAAAGCAGACTGAGGTGGTACTTCAGCCCAATCCGG GACTAAGAATGGAGGAACTTTTATACGGAATGCTGGAGAGGGAAGCCCCGAGGCACACGAGTAACCACGAGCAGCTGGGCGAGTGCATGATTGACGCGGGCCACGAGTTGGGCCCTGGGAGTCCGTACG GAAAGGTACTGATAAAATGCGGGGAGATGGAGAAGCAGATCGGCGGAACGCAGAGGAAGTTAATTCAGGGCGTGACTGTCGGCTTCCTAACCCCCCTGAGAAACTTCGTTGAATGGGACTCGAAAACCGTCCTG AAAGAAGGGAGGCTGCTGGAGAACAGGAGGCTGGACCTGGATGCTGCCAAAACCCAGCTGAAGCGAGCCAGGACAGCCGACGCCCAACATTCC CGGCTAAACTCCGCCCCCCTGCCCGGAGAGGAATACAGAGCGCAGTTCTCCTACATGTTCAGCTTTCTGCACGTAAAATGGATGAAG ATGTGGACAACAGAAGTAGCACAG GCCGAGGCCCAGCTGAGGAAGACGCAGGACGATTTCGATCGGCAGGCAGAAATCACCAGACTCCTGCTGGAAGGCATCAGCAGCACGCAA